From a single Labrenzia sp. PHM005 genomic region:
- the gatB gene encoding Asp-tRNA(Asn)/Glu-tRNA(Gln) amidotransferase subunit GatB produces MTLVDVRTPDPKKFIKGATGDWEIVIGMEVHAQVTSEAKLFSGASTEFGQDPNNNVSLVDAAMPGMLPVINEECVRQAIRTGLGMKAEINLKSVFDRKNYFYPDLPQGYQISQFKQPIVGEGKILLDMPDEQVEIGVERLHLEQDAGKSLHDQHPSMSFVDLNRSGVALMEIVSKPDLRSADEAKAYLTKLRTILRYLGTCDGNMDQGSMRADVNVSVRRPGGEFGTRCEIKNVNSIRFVGQAIEYEARRQMAILEDGGEIDQETRLFDSVKGETRSMRSKEEAHDYRYFPDPDLLPLEFTQGFVDELAADLPELPDDKKARFVKDFGLTAYDADVLVAEKTSADFFEELAKGRDAKLAANWLINELFGRLNKEGKDLETSPVSAAQLGGIIDLIKAGTISGKIAKDVFEIVWTEGGDPAQIVEDRGMKQVTDLGAIEAIVDEIIAANPDKVQQAKDKPNLVGWFVGQVMKASKGKANPQAVNDLLKSKIGVE; encoded by the coding sequence ATGACACTTGTCGACGTACGCACTCCCGACCCGAAGAAGTTCATCAAGGGCGCGACCGGCGACTGGGAAATCGTGATCGGTATGGAAGTCCATGCCCAGGTCACCTCCGAAGCCAAGCTCTTTTCCGGTGCCTCGACCGAATTCGGCCAAGATCCGAACAACAACGTTTCGCTGGTTGATGCGGCGATGCCTGGCATGCTGCCCGTGATCAACGAAGAGTGCGTCCGCCAAGCGATCCGCACCGGTCTCGGCATGAAAGCGGAAATCAATCTGAAGTCAGTTTTTGACCGCAAGAACTACTTCTATCCGGATCTGCCGCAAGGCTACCAGATCTCCCAGTTCAAGCAGCCGATCGTGGGCGAAGGAAAAATCCTTCTCGACATGCCGGACGAGCAGGTGGAAATCGGTGTCGAACGCCTGCACCTGGAGCAGGACGCCGGCAAGTCCCTGCACGACCAGCATCCGTCCATGTCGTTTGTCGATCTAAACCGCTCCGGCGTTGCGCTGATGGAAATCGTTTCCAAGCCGGATCTGCGCTCGGCAGATGAAGCAAAAGCCTATCTCACCAAACTGCGCACCATCCTGCGCTATCTCGGCACCTGTGACGGCAACATGGACCAGGGCTCCATGCGGGCCGACGTCAATGTGTCCGTGCGCCGTCCGGGCGGTGAGTTCGGCACACGCTGCGAAATCAAGAACGTCAACTCCATCCGCTTTGTCGGTCAGGCGATTGAATATGAAGCCCGCCGCCAGATGGCGATCCTGGAAGACGGTGGTGAGATCGATCAGGAAACCCGCCTGTTTGACAGCGTGAAAGGCGAGACCCGCTCCATGCGCTCCAAGGAAGAGGCGCACGATTACCGCTATTTCCCGGACCCGGATCTGCTGCCGCTGGAATTCACACAAGGCTTTGTTGATGAACTGGCAGCCGACCTACCGGAACTGCCGGACGACAAGAAGGCACGTTTCGTCAAGGATTTTGGTCTGACCGCCTATGATGCCGATGTTCTGGTCGCCGAAAAGACCTCTGCCGATTTCTTCGAAGAGCTCGCCAAAGGCCGGGACGCCAAACTGGCTGCGAACTGGCTGATCAACGAACTCTTCGGCCGTCTGAACAAGGAAGGCAAGGATCTGGAGACCTCTCCGGTGTCTGCCGCCCAGCTCGGCGGCATCATCGATCTGATCAAGGCTGGGACAATCTCAGGCAAGATCGCTAAGGACGTCTTTGAAATCGTCTGGACTGAGGGCGGTGACCCGGCGCAGATCGTAGAAGACCGCGGCATGAAGCAGGTGACCGATCTCGGCGCGATTGAAGCCATCGTCGACGAAATCATCGCTGCCAACCCGGACAAGGTTCAGCAGGCCAAGGACAAACCAAACCTGGTGGGCTGGTTCGTCGGCCAGGTCATGAAAGCCTCCAAGGGCAAGGCCAACCCGCAAGCCGTCAACGATCTTCTGAAATCGAAGATCGGCGTGGAGTAA
- a CDS encoding DUF2336 domain-containing protein: MALRKYERFKQPGVLAIMALRSLMETCPDYKKEQVAALVAQHLGSGAGGLAQSDVNELNSAIEGAYDSLGNEAKRQISESLASSSATSNSLAMRLAQETLTIAAPILTNSPVLTTKDLKKLVREQSNGHRLAISNRDVLDREVTDLLIALGDNEIKLSVSANLGADIAPEDFDRLLKAMPEKMGSRIGHLRKSNDLVIQDLMRDKDDLVLGPDLEERVAAIPFDQWLSAVELGQVNLDAAVSRMCTEKNLYDVVRLLSEFSGMSQDNVTCLMLRTDAMGIAILCKILGVGAMEYAILSRVRCIHLRMPQFMGELWARNFNILDAEDAKRLYGLLMMKLQKAGKPEKSAPPKKAAKPAAADKVHWLAQ, from the coding sequence TTGGCCCTACGTAAATACGAACGGTTCAAACAACCAGGTGTACTTGCGATCATGGCCTTGCGCTCACTGATGGAAACATGTCCGGACTACAAGAAGGAGCAGGTCGCCGCTCTTGTGGCTCAGCATTTGGGTTCCGGTGCGGGCGGTTTGGCACAAAGTGACGTCAACGAACTGAACTCTGCAATTGAAGGGGCCTACGACAGTCTTGGCAATGAGGCCAAACGCCAAATTTCGGAGAGCCTGGCGTCCTCATCGGCGACGTCCAATTCATTGGCCATGCGTCTGGCACAGGAAACATTGACCATTGCCGCGCCAATTCTGACCAATTCGCCGGTGCTGACGACGAAGGATCTGAAAAAGCTGGTCCGTGAGCAAAGCAACGGCCACCGGCTTGCCATCTCCAACAGGGATGTTCTTGACCGCGAGGTCACCGATCTCTTGATCGCGCTCGGCGACAATGAAATCAAATTGTCGGTGTCGGCCAATCTGGGCGCAGACATCGCTCCGGAAGATTTTGACCGCCTTTTGAAGGCAATGCCGGAAAAAATGGGAAGCCGCATCGGCCACTTGCGTAAATCCAACGATCTGGTCATTCAGGACCTGATGCGGGACAAGGACGATCTGGTTCTTGGACCTGATTTGGAGGAGCGCGTTGCTGCCATTCCGTTTGACCAATGGCTTTCGGCTGTGGAGCTCGGTCAGGTCAACTTGGATGCCGCTGTTTCGCGCATGTGTACTGAAAAGAACCTATACGATGTCGTCAGGCTCTTGTCGGAATTCTCCGGCATGAGCCAGGATAATGTGACTTGCTTGATGCTGCGCACCGATGCCATGGGCATCGCCATTCTTTGTAAGATCCTTGGTGTCGGCGCCATGGAATATGCCATCCTCAGCCGGGTGCGGTGTATTCACCTGCGCATGCCGCAGTTCATGGGCGAGTTGTGGGCCCGGAATTTCAACATTCTCGACGCTGAAGATGCAAAACGCCTCTATGGCCTGTTGATGATGAAACTGCAAAAGGCCGGAAAACCCGAAAAATCTGCTCCTCCAAAGAAGGCCGCCAAACCGGCCGCCGCCGACAAGGTTCACTGGCTGGCGCAATAA
- a CDS encoding EscU/YscU/HrcU family type III secretion system export apparatus switch protein, whose translation MSSSKTPDKIAVALEYRQEEGAPVVSAKGTGTAAERIEEIAREAGVPIEQNPMMAEALSQIEVDHEIPIELYQAVAVLIGFIMRTGQAQNAPD comes from the coding sequence ATGAGCAGTTCCAAAACTCCAGACAAGATCGCCGTTGCCCTTGAGTACCGCCAAGAAGAGGGGGCGCCGGTCGTTAGCGCCAAGGGAACAGGCACGGCGGCCGAGCGGATCGAAGAGATTGCCCGTGAAGCTGGTGTTCCGATCGAGCAGAACCCGATGATGGCCGAAGCCCTGTCGCAAATCGAAGTGGACCACGAAATCCCGATAGAGCTCTATCAGGCGGTCGCGGTCCTCATTGGCTTCATCATGCGCACGGGCCAGGCGCAGAATGCGCCTGATTAG
- a CDS encoding flagellar hook-length control protein FliK, whose translation MVETVSAQPLPATAQSGTAAQDLEPGTELRAKVDANLPGGVVRLTSEAKTVELRVPAPLPVGSDVTVTVSGTKQQPSIVLTPQTGTGNAPASGQPPAQQVPSSGTPPPAAQPSAPASSPQPAPPANGLLQPAPVVTQFLQATGVLPQTGQTGFPVQTPALSTPLHQVLPTASAPVPGGATNAGPGQPAAGQAGTNSISTQGTIPVSNPSPAAGTGATSTGATPTTNIQSGQGGVTTTSGSPVVLGQSQAGAPQAGQGAALGAGAPIGGGSTGGTSPVLGNTSLGVAGPGAAGASLTTSTQSAAEPGPASTGASAASSVPQSNNPAAPQTGALSGAQTVVQPSAGSLPGLPSAATVPVGGQGGPNIPPTATGPVAPGPSASAQTGGPPAPANLAQPTAGAASPTGAVPAPGAQQLPGGQAPQASPLPANAAGHGGQAAVSGSGQQAAPAAPPAAPTGPAGPAPGLSAGLVSQTMHQQSGLPAANPSGASAAHAPAQAYSAAKTAMPTGLTAGGGASTAASVATAPATPVQQAASVLRQPLSEQQASLGALFAQIGSLMSAQSAGKVSMPDAVQKAMQQILGLRLNPSQPVTGTSLQQAVRQSGQFKEGQVPLQTGGQQTPLPDLKSALLSFKSLLQQLGAEPAVRFPARQPAPTSRHGSPQGQAPQTSSGYWAGSAPQNLQSLLQETDAALARMRLTQLVNGGLAGDDGAQAATGKPMDAVVELPIAFGQETAVMQMQIGRDGGGQNGEEEDEPAWRLRFALDLTATGPLEAAVSLRGGGTFVSLWVDRKETLDLLTGQKETMEAAFADAGLDLQELRFIRGLPPKTAAKYGALINRQS comes from the coding sequence ATGGTGGAAACGGTCAGCGCACAGCCGCTGCCAGCGACAGCACAAAGTGGAACGGCGGCCCAAGACCTGGAGCCGGGCACGGAACTGCGCGCAAAAGTCGATGCCAATCTGCCGGGGGGCGTCGTTCGTCTGACGTCGGAGGCGAAAACGGTGGAACTCCGGGTGCCGGCGCCGTTGCCGGTCGGCTCCGATGTCACTGTAACTGTATCCGGGACGAAGCAGCAGCCGTCTATTGTCCTGACCCCGCAAACGGGAACTGGGAATGCGCCCGCTTCCGGTCAACCTCCAGCACAACAGGTGCCAAGCAGCGGGACACCGCCGCCTGCAGCGCAACCATCTGCACCAGCAAGCTCTCCGCAGCCGGCGCCGCCAGCAAATGGTTTGCTGCAGCCGGCCCCGGTCGTGACACAGTTTTTGCAGGCCACGGGCGTTTTGCCGCAAACGGGGCAAACAGGTTTTCCCGTGCAAACGCCAGCTCTGTCAACACCCCTTCACCAAGTGCTGCCAACAGCTTCGGCGCCAGTGCCCGGGGGGGCTACGAATGCTGGGCCTGGACAACCGGCGGCAGGCCAGGCAGGCACCAATTCAATTTCGACCCAAGGCACCATACCGGTATCAAACCCGTCGCCAGCGGCGGGGACGGGCGCCACTTCGACTGGAGCCACGCCGACGACAAATATCCAATCCGGGCAGGGGGGCGTTACAACGACCTCCGGCAGTCCGGTGGTTTTGGGGCAATCCCAGGCCGGAGCACCTCAAGCCGGGCAGGGGGCGGCACTCGGCGCTGGTGCCCCGATTGGAGGCGGATCCACTGGGGGCACGAGCCCGGTCTTGGGAAACACGTCGCTCGGTGTGGCTGGGCCAGGGGCAGCTGGGGCAAGTTTGACAACCAGCACCCAATCAGCGGCTGAGCCGGGTCCGGCGAGCACAGGCGCCAGCGCTGCATCGTCTGTACCGCAGTCAAACAATCCGGCCGCTCCACAAACTGGTGCTCTCTCCGGTGCACAAACGGTGGTTCAGCCGTCCGCAGGAAGTCTGCCCGGCCTTCCGTCTGCAGCTACGGTCCCGGTGGGTGGACAGGGTGGACCAAACATTCCGCCAACAGCAACGGGACCCGTGGCCCCAGGACCATCTGCCAGTGCGCAAACGGGCGGACCACCGGCCCCCGCAAATCTGGCCCAACCAACCGCTGGAGCTGCTTCTCCTACCGGTGCAGTCCCGGCCCCAGGTGCTCAACAATTACCGGGCGGGCAAGCGCCGCAGGCTTCACCGTTGCCGGCCAATGCGGCTGGCCATGGTGGGCAGGCAGCTGTTTCAGGGAGCGGGCAACAGGCAGCGCCAGCTGCACCGCCAGCGGCGCCAACGGGACCAGCTGGGCCTGCGCCTGGATTATCTGCAGGGCTTGTCTCTCAGACGATGCACCAGCAAAGCGGACTTCCCGCCGCAAACCCGTCAGGGGCATCGGCAGCGCACGCGCCTGCTCAAGCCTATTCGGCGGCCAAAACTGCAATGCCTACAGGTCTGACGGCTGGCGGGGGAGCATCGACAGCCGCGTCCGTGGCAACAGCGCCCGCAACCCCGGTGCAGCAGGCCGCGTCCGTTCTGCGCCAGCCGCTTTCAGAGCAACAGGCCAGCCTTGGGGCGTTGTTTGCCCAGATCGGTTCTTTGATGTCTGCCCAGTCGGCGGGGAAGGTGTCCATGCCGGATGCGGTTCAAAAGGCCATGCAGCAGATCCTGGGGTTGCGGTTGAATCCCAGTCAACCGGTGACAGGAACGTCCCTGCAGCAAGCTGTGCGCCAGTCCGGACAATTCAAGGAAGGCCAGGTGCCGCTGCAAACGGGCGGGCAGCAAACACCTCTGCCGGATCTAAAGAGTGCACTGCTATCCTTCAAATCCTTGCTGCAGCAGCTTGGCGCGGAGCCTGCCGTCCGGTTTCCGGCGCGCCAGCCCGCACCAACGTCGCGGCATGGCAGCCCGCAGGGCCAAGCGCCGCAGACTTCAAGCGGCTATTGGGCCGGATCCGCGCCACAGAACCTTCAATCCTTGCTGCAGGAAACCGACGCGGCACTGGCCCGGATGCGGTTGACCCAGCTGGTCAATGGCGGTCTTGCCGGTGATGACGGCGCGCAGGCAGCAACCGGCAAGCCAATGGACGCGGTCGTGGAACTGCCGATTGCCTTTGGTCAGGAAACAGCTGTCATGCAAATGCAGATCGGCCGGGACGGTGGCGGTCAAAACGGCGAAGAGGAAGACGAACCGGCCTGGCGGTTGCGCTTTGCTCTGGACCTGACGGCGACGGGTCCATTGGAGGCGGCCGTCAGTTTGCGGGGCGGTGGCACCTTTGTCTCGCTCTGGGTCGACCGCAAGGAAACGCTGGATCTTTTGACCGGACAGAAAGAAACCATGGAGGCGGCCTTTGCAGATGCTGGCCTTGATCTTCAAGAACTGCGCTTCATTCGCGGACTTCCGCCGAAAACCGCCGCCAAATATGGCGCCTTGATCAACCGGCAATCGTGA
- a CDS encoding DUF6455 family protein: MDRLNERAELMGRMLETIGAMKGLPGEDHADIDLEVAARRCISCEGTEECRHWLDSHSDGADAPLKACPNAALFQSWLKV; encoded by the coding sequence ATGGACCGATTGAACGAACGCGCTGAGCTTATGGGGCGCATGCTTGAGACCATAGGGGCGATGAAAGGCCTGCCTGGGGAGGACCATGCCGACATCGACCTGGAAGTCGCAGCAAGGCGCTGCATCAGCTGCGAGGGAACAGAAGAATGCCGGCATTGGCTCGACAGCCATTCTGATGGGGCAGACGCGCCCTTAAAGGCATGTCCGAACGCAGCCCTGTTCCAAAGCTGGCTGAAAGTCTGA
- a CDS encoding agmatinase family protein has protein sequence MRCVATLLLNLLVLCCLSIPASAQLFGHEYEGTQTPIRPGEQPVVPLDTEDPSYNAWRTPLPSFEGSKEGRTPGLVDPQRFFGQGYMQLPTFLHQPLAFTPEDLAAGKVDVAIMGAFTDMGSGARGASRGPNAVRNSSIYLGYGGRQPHMHVMVDPLQDMTVVDYGNAPNDMMSTERTIHAVRSFVRQAAEVQHEDGSRVIPFIIGGDHSLMYPDVAALTDVYGKGNVGVVHFDAHYDAGKYGMGHLINHGMPVYRLIEEGLVEGKNFIQVALRGYYPDEKAFEWMRNNGFRYHTMAEIERRGFDAVMEDVIKEANDGPEYIFVSFDIDTLDPAFVPGTGTPEPGGLMPREVFPIIRRLCAESNVIGFELVELAPLMDPTYVSALNANRVIRECLTGIAMRKQGLTDPHYLSPLTVTHGQSGN, from the coding sequence ATGCGCTGTGTTGCGACCTTACTATTGAATCTGCTGGTGCTCTGCTGCCTGTCTATACCGGCATCGGCGCAGCTCTTTGGCCACGAGTATGAGGGAACCCAAACTCCTATCCGTCCAGGAGAACAGCCGGTCGTTCCTCTCGACACTGAAGATCCGAGCTACAACGCCTGGCGCACACCGCTTCCCAGTTTCGAGGGATCGAAAGAAGGCCGAACACCTGGCCTTGTGGATCCGCAGCGGTTTTTTGGACAGGGCTACATGCAGCTGCCGACATTCCTGCACCAGCCGCTGGCTTTTACGCCAGAGGATCTGGCGGCCGGTAAAGTTGATGTGGCCATTATGGGCGCCTTCACCGACATGGGAAGTGGTGCCCGAGGCGCCTCTCGCGGGCCGAACGCGGTGCGCAATTCGTCGATTTATCTTGGGTACGGCGGCCGGCAGCCGCATATGCATGTCATGGTCGATCCCTTGCAAGACATGACGGTCGTCGACTACGGCAATGCCCCAAATGACATGATGAGCACGGAGCGCACGATCCACGCCGTCCGGTCTTTTGTGCGCCAGGCGGCAGAAGTCCAGCATGAAGACGGCAGCCGTGTCATCCCCTTCATCATTGGCGGCGATCATTCTCTGATGTATCCGGATGTGGCTGCTCTCACCGATGTTTACGGCAAAGGCAATGTGGGTGTGGTGCATTTCGATGCTCATTACGATGCCGGAAAATACGGCATGGGACACCTGATCAATCACGGTATGCCCGTCTATAGATTGATTGAAGAAGGGCTCGTTGAGGGCAAGAATTTCATTCAGGTCGCCTTGCGCGGTTATTATCCCGACGAAAAGGCTTTCGAATGGATGCGCAACAACGGTTTCCGCTATCACACCATGGCCGAGATCGAACGGCGCGGGTTCGACGCTGTGATGGAAGACGTGATCAAAGAGGCAAATGACGGCCCGGAATACATCTTCGTCTCATTCGATATTGACACGCTCGACCCGGCGTTCGTGCCTGGAACCGGCACACCTGAGCCCGGCGGTCTGATGCCGCGCGAGGTGTTCCCGATCATTCGGCGGTTGTGCGCAGAATCGAATGTGATTGGCTTCGAGCTCGTGGAGCTCGCGCCTTTGATGGACCCTACCTATGTGTCAGCACTGAACGCCAACAGGGTGATCCGGGAATGTCTGACTGGCATCGCCATGCGCAAGCAAGGCCTGACCGACCCGCACTACCTCAGTCCTTTGACGGTCACGCATGGCCAAAGCGGAAACTAA
- a CDS encoding DUF3299 domain-containing protein, with translation MAKAETNRLFLSVFALFWVWGGSAQADPVAVTWADLRADRPPSCETLIEGYQSPAKCSQQAASARLLSRQYEKCTPGRSDLNGRIVQIAGYAHPLEFEFRDVKTFLLIPPLRQDCSHPPPPLPDQVISVSFPDGLNVNADPVWVTGRLTVERGKTHLATARYALEAISVTQATIPEVAARK, from the coding sequence ATGGCCAAAGCGGAAACTAACCGCCTATTCCTGAGCGTTTTTGCACTTTTTTGGGTTTGGGGCGGATCGGCACAAGCAGACCCTGTGGCGGTGACCTGGGCCGATCTGCGCGCAGATCGGCCGCCGTCTTGCGAAACTTTGATTGAAGGTTACCAGTCTCCGGCAAAGTGCAGCCAGCAGGCGGCCTCGGCCCGGCTGCTTTCCCGTCAGTACGAGAAATGCACACCGGGAAGGAGCGACCTCAACGGCCGGATTGTCCAGATTGCCGGATACGCTCACCCGCTTGAATTCGAGTTCCGGGATGTAAAAACTTTTTTGCTGATACCGCCCTTACGCCAGGATTGCAGCCACCCGCCACCGCCTCTACCGGACCAAGTGATTTCGGTGAGCTTTCCAGATGGCCTTAATGTGAACGCCGATCCGGTCTGGGTGACGGGCAGGCTTACGGTCGAGCGCGGTAAAACGCATTTGGCAACGGCCCGGTACGCGCTCGAAGCAATATCGGTCACGCAAGCAACAATCCCTGAGGTCGCTGCCAGGAAATGA
- a CDS encoding phosphatidylglycerophosphatase: protein MVSLSDTWVDLFTLSGFLNPFALLIGIYLGWRADQTGKLWIAGFAAAALSLILEAAVGLIQLPLPISQDAGALAMFPFRFVGGAAAGGVAYWLSRRRGAAD, encoded by the coding sequence ATGGTATCGCTCTCTGACACATGGGTTGACCTTTTCACCCTGTCCGGTTTTTTGAACCCCTTCGCTCTGTTGATCGGGATTTATCTCGGCTGGCGCGCGGATCAGACCGGCAAACTCTGGATTGCCGGTTTTGCCGCAGCTGCGCTCTCGTTGATTCTGGAAGCTGCCGTCGGACTGATTCAACTGCCGCTGCCGATATCCCAGGATGCCGGTGCACTGGCTATGTTCCCGTTCCGCTTTGTTGGCGGGGCCGCCGCAGGGGGCGTTGCTTATTGGCTCAGCCGCCGCCGGGGCGCTGCCGACTAG
- a CDS encoding YjhX family toxin — translation MDISKAEQRVLHLLAQGGYILTEKDEDGRILKYETITRDGWFWAGCSPQLFHKLKYRRLIASKKSGPYRITNLGLRRVRSQLDNR, via the coding sequence ATGGACATATCGAAAGCCGAACAGCGGGTTCTGCACCTGCTGGCTCAGGGCGGCTATATCCTTACCGAAAAGGACGAGGACGGCCGTATCTTGAAATACGAGACAATCACCCGCGATGGCTGGTTTTGGGCAGGCTGCTCGCCGCAGCTTTTTCACAAACTGAAGTACCGCAGGCTGATCGCCTCAAAGAAAAGCGGGCCTTACCGGATCACCAATCTGGGCTTGCGGCGCGTCCGCTCTCAGCTGGACAACCGGTAA
- a CDS encoding PhoX family phosphatase — protein MTDINKDELSWDEWDELVRPAEEITEFDRVVEAGLSRRGFLGGLVAFGSGAAVMGLGTGASLMTSTSVQAQAASGRFAFSPVGIATDATVHVPEGYTWDILVKWGDKLFSDAADFDSETGVPVASSDRVFGENTDGMELFVVGDKQVIAVNSEYVNPKINLPHTGDGKPRSADDVKMLQNFQGVTVMEVEEGAAGWKVVVDSPFNRRITHNTEMRISGPAAGHDLLKTDADPTGTKSLGTFNNCGAGKTPWGTYLTCEENFNGYFGSTDDTFERPHDYKRYGISNESRYSYEKFDARFDISKNVNEPRRAGYIVEIDPTNPSSTPVKRTALGRFKHENAACTLAPSGQVVVYMGDDERGEFLYKFVSNGTYTPGAPTDGLLDDGQLYVAKFADDGNGEWVALTPEATGMSKEEICIFSRMAASKVGATTMDRPEWVAVNPVSVEAYCALTNNKNRGVKPNAGGDDTAVNGPNPREKNNYGQIVRWYPANDDHAASAFKWDLYVMAGNPEVHGDSAYAGSSNVNAGNMFNSPDGMMFDTSGLLWIQTDGNYKNEGDFAGMGNNQMLVGDPVTGQIERFMTVPYGAEVTGVTWSADRRTLFVGIQHPKAPFPDGDGKLARSAVIAVKRADNALIG, from the coding sequence ATGACCGATATCAACAAAGACGAATTGTCCTGGGACGAGTGGGACGAGCTGGTTCGTCCGGCCGAAGAAATCACCGAATTTGACCGTGTTGTTGAAGCGGGCCTGTCGCGCCGCGGTTTCCTTGGCGGTCTGGTTGCCTTTGGTTCCGGTGCGGCTGTTATGGGCCTTGGCACCGGTGCCAGCTTGATGACGTCCACATCTGTACAAGCTCAGGCGGCATCCGGCCGGTTTGCCTTCTCTCCGGTTGGCATTGCCACCGATGCGACCGTGCATGTTCCGGAAGGGTATACCTGGGACATCTTGGTGAAATGGGGCGATAAGCTGTTCTCAGACGCCGCTGATTTTGACAGCGAGACGGGTGTTCCGGTCGCCTCTTCTGATCGTGTCTTCGGCGAAAACACTGACGGCATGGAGCTGTTTGTTGTTGGCGACAAGCAAGTGATTGCCGTCAACAGCGAATATGTGAACCCGAAGATCAACCTGCCGCACACCGGAGACGGCAAACCGCGGTCGGCTGACGACGTTAAGATGCTGCAGAACTTCCAGGGCGTGACCGTGATGGAAGTTGAAGAAGGGGCGGCCGGCTGGAAAGTGGTCGTCGACAGCCCGTTCAACCGCCGCATCACCCATAACACGGAAATGCGGATTTCCGGTCCTGCGGCCGGTCATGACCTTCTGAAGACCGACGCCGACCCAACCGGCACCAAATCTCTCGGCACCTTCAACAACTGTGGTGCCGGCAAGACCCCGTGGGGCACATATCTGACCTGCGAAGAAAACTTTAACGGCTATTTCGGGTCCACCGATGATACCTTCGAGCGCCCGCACGATTACAAGCGCTACGGGATCTCCAACGAGAGCCGCTACAGCTATGAAAAATTCGACGCGCGGTTCGACATTTCCAAAAACGTCAACGAGCCGCGCCGCGCGGGCTACATCGTTGAGATTGATCCGACCAACCCGAGTTCAACGCCGGTCAAACGCACAGCTCTCGGCCGTTTCAAGCACGAAAACGCCGCTTGTACGCTCGCGCCGAGCGGCCAGGTTGTTGTTTACATGGGTGACGATGAGCGCGGCGAATTCCTGTATAAATTCGTCTCCAATGGCACCTATACGCCAGGTGCCCCAACCGACGGTCTTCTGGACGACGGTCAGCTTTATGTTGCCAAGTTCGCTGACGACGGCAACGGTGAATGGGTGGCTCTCACTCCGGAAGCAACTGGCATGAGCAAGGAAGAGATCTGCATCTTCTCCCGCATGGCAGCGTCCAAAGTTGGCGCAACCACCATGGACCGTCCGGAATGGGTAGCTGTGAACCCGGTGTCTGTTGAAGCCTACTGCGCGCTGACCAACAACAAGAACCGCGGCGTCAAACCGAACGCCGGTGGCGACGACACCGCCGTCAACGGCCCGAACCCGCGCGAGAAGAACAACTACGGCCAAATCGTCCGCTGGTACCCGGCCAATGACGACCATGCGGCAAGTGCCTTCAAGTGGGATCTCTATGTTATGGCCGGCAACCCGGAGGTTCACGGTGACAGTGCCTATGCAGGCTCGTCCAACGTCAACGCCGGCAACATGTTCAACTCGCCGGACGGCATGATGTTCGATACGTCGGGCCTTTTGTGGATCCAGACGGACGGCAACTACAAAAACGAAGGCGATTTCGCCGGTATGGGCAACAACCAGATGCTGGTTGGCGACCCGGTCACCGGTCAGATCGAGCGTTTCATGACCGTGCCCTATGGCGCCGAAGTGACGGGTGTCACCTGGTCCGCTGACCGCCGCACGCTTTTTGTCGGCATCCAGCACCCGAAGGCGCCGTTCCCGGACGGCGACGGCAAACTGGCCCGCTCAGCCGTCATCGCCGTCAAGCGCGCGGACAACGCTCTGATCGGCTAA
- the soxR gene encoding redox-sensitive transcriptional activator SoxR, whose protein sequence is MKGTDLLSIGELAERTGVSVSAIRFYETKGLVTSVRNKGGQRRFLRADLRRLSFVLVAQEFGFSITEIAEQLQKLPDGRAPTKSDWTKISRGFRAHLDRKIEGLMALREKLDGCIGCGCLSMQKCKLYNAGDAASRHGRGPRYLLGDVPDLPDEG, encoded by the coding sequence GTGAAAGGCACGGATTTATTGTCAATCGGGGAGCTGGCCGAGCGGACGGGGGTGTCGGTGTCGGCGATCCGCTTTTACGAGACAAAAGGCTTGGTCACCTCCGTGCGCAACAAAGGCGGCCAGAGGCGCTTTTTGCGTGCAGATTTAAGGCGCCTCTCCTTTGTGTTGGTGGCGCAGGAATTCGGATTTTCCATCACCGAGATTGCCGAACAACTTCAGAAATTACCAGACGGCCGAGCGCCGACAAAGTCGGACTGGACCAAAATCAGTAGGGGCTTTAGGGCGCATCTTGATCGAAAGATCGAGGGATTGATGGCTCTTCGGGAAAAACTGGATGGCTGTATTGGCTGCGGTTGCCTGTCGATGCAGAAATGCAAGCTCTACAACGCCGGCGATGCGGCCAGCCGCCACGGGCGGGGCCCGCGCTATCTTTTGGGAGATGTTCCCGATCTGCCGGACGAGGGCTGA